A genome region from Fervidobacterium changbaicum includes the following:
- a CDS encoding Rne/Rng family ribonuclease: MILVINKKDDRPQVALLEDGRLVEIYFPEDEESVAGSIFVGKIEKFVPALEAAFVKLSNDENGFLRLKDIKQEYLEFFGLKKLQEGQKVLVQIKKEGGQTKGPQVTTNIGLPGRYVVLMPFSHSIGVSRKIQDQDDRSRLKELGSRLREKLSCGFIMRTAAAEATEEQIYHEGELLLSKWNELIKEFKKAKKVKLLYKESDSDAFVLREFLKQGVDEVITNSAAYKELIREYSRDIRVKIIEGDVFEELGINKELKKILSRYIPLPSGGEIVIDKTEAMVVIDVNSGHFTTTSDHEELSEQINAEAAKEIARILRLRNLGGIIIIDFIDMRSEKSRNRIIEIMKKEVLKDRNRVEIYGFTQLGLLEMTRKRTTKSLDERLTTTCPVCSGKGTIPSPELVIEQLFNELKKRPKDVSEVIVKLHPHFRDIINKEEIKKVAKLNVHVHFTHVNPADFEITWKK, encoded by the coding sequence GTGATATTAGTTATAAACAAGAAAGACGACAGACCTCAAGTTGCACTACTCGAAGATGGAAGATTAGTTGAAATATACTTCCCAGAAGATGAGGAAAGCGTTGCGGGAAGTATTTTTGTCGGAAAGATAGAGAAATTTGTTCCTGCACTCGAAGCAGCGTTTGTCAAATTGTCGAACGATGAGAATGGTTTTCTAAGATTAAAAGATATAAAACAGGAATATCTCGAATTCTTTGGTCTGAAAAAACTCCAGGAAGGTCAAAAAGTGCTTGTGCAAATAAAAAAAGAAGGTGGACAAACAAAAGGCCCCCAGGTAACCACAAACATTGGTCTACCGGGTAGGTATGTAGTCTTGATGCCATTTTCACACAGTATCGGAGTCTCACGGAAGATTCAAGATCAAGATGATAGGAGCAGGCTTAAAGAGCTTGGGAGTCGGTTACGTGAAAAACTCTCGTGCGGATTTATCATGAGAACTGCAGCGGCGGAGGCCACTGAAGAGCAGATTTACCATGAAGGTGAGTTGCTACTGTCTAAGTGGAACGAGTTGATCAAAGAATTTAAAAAGGCTAAGAAGGTTAAATTACTCTACAAAGAGTCGGATTCGGATGCTTTTGTACTTAGGGAATTCTTGAAGCAAGGTGTAGATGAGGTAATAACGAACTCGGCAGCTTATAAAGAATTGATAAGAGAATATTCCAGAGACATCCGGGTGAAAATAATAGAAGGAGATGTATTCGAAGAACTTGGAATAAACAAAGAACTGAAGAAAATTCTAAGTCGATACATTCCGTTGCCATCAGGCGGCGAGATTGTGATCGACAAAACGGAAGCAATGGTCGTTATAGACGTCAATTCAGGGCATTTCACAACCACAAGCGACCATGAAGAACTTTCTGAACAAATAAACGCGGAGGCTGCCAAAGAGATTGCAAGGATTCTTAGATTGAGAAACTTAGGAGGTATAATAATCATAGATTTCATCGATATGAGAAGTGAAAAGAGTAGAAACAGGATAATCGAAATCATGAAGAAAGAAGTACTTAAAGACCGAAACAGGGTTGAGATCTATGGTTTCACTCAGCTAGGATTACTTGAAATGACAAGGAAAAGAACCACCAAGTCGTTGGATGAACGCTTGACAACAACGTGTCCTGTGTGCAGTGGCAAAGGAACGATACCAAGTCCTGAGCTTGTTATTGAACAACTCTTTAACGAGCTCAAGAAAAGGCCAAAAGATGTTTCAGAGGTCATTGTTAAATTACACCCACACTTTAGAGATATAATTAACAAAGAAGAAATCAAGAAAGTCGCCAAACTAAACGTCCATGTTCATTTTACTCACGTTAACCCCGCTGATTTCGAAATTACCTGGAAAAAATAA
- a CDS encoding nucleoside kinase gives MEMLKIYVNSETYEIPLGGTLENIAKEYERKTGKMVLGARLNNSIVELFRPIYRSGEVSFITLESQDGMRIYQRGLLFILHAAVRNVFKQYTLKVLHTIGHGVYCEIRDNNNPVLLTENDVKNLSDEMKKWVEADIRFKKNELQKSEAIQLFASAGMEDKVKLLKYRKKKTVKVYEADGHFDYFYGYMPPSTGYLKWFELVKYEQGFVLLLPVVKDGNVSVPAFKPLPKLSAVFLEYSRWLEIMEINSVGELNEVIAKGERAVTDLIILAEALHEKRIAMISEEIKKKGKVRLVLIAGPSSSGKTTFSKRLMVQLKASGFKPVTISLDDYFVDREKTPRDENGNYDFEALEAIDVELFNRNLIDLFDGKEVEIPKFNFVLGKREPVGTKMKIEKEQIIIVEGIHGLNPKLTELVPEELKFKIYASALAQLNLDNVNRLHTTDVRLLRRMVRDSKFRGHDALATLRMWDSVRRGEEKNIFPYQENADVMFNSALIYEVSVLKIFAEPLLSVVPDDVPESTEANRLLKILDYFLPITNIEDIPRTSIIREFIGRSAFRY, from the coding sequence ATGGAAATGCTCAAAATTTATGTCAATAGCGAAACTTACGAAATACCTCTTGGAGGAACTTTGGAAAATATCGCTAAAGAATACGAACGAAAGACTGGAAAAATGGTTCTTGGAGCGAGATTAAATAACTCAATTGTTGAGTTATTCAGACCGATATATCGTTCTGGTGAGGTTAGCTTCATTACTTTAGAATCTCAAGATGGTATGAGAATATACCAGCGCGGTTTGTTATTTATTCTACACGCAGCTGTGAGAAACGTATTTAAACAATATACCTTGAAAGTACTTCACACAATTGGACACGGTGTGTACTGCGAAATCAGAGACAATAACAACCCCGTTCTTCTCACAGAAAACGACGTAAAGAACTTATCTGATGAGATGAAAAAGTGGGTGGAAGCTGATATCAGATTTAAGAAAAACGAGCTTCAAAAGAGCGAAGCAATACAGCTCTTTGCATCGGCAGGAATGGAAGATAAGGTAAAACTTTTAAAATACAGAAAGAAAAAAACAGTCAAAGTGTACGAAGCAGATGGACATTTTGATTATTTCTACGGCTACATGCCGCCATCAACGGGTTATTTAAAGTGGTTTGAGCTTGTCAAGTACGAGCAAGGTTTTGTGCTTCTTCTTCCTGTAGTTAAAGACGGGAACGTTTCAGTTCCTGCATTTAAACCCCTACCGAAACTATCGGCTGTCTTTCTTGAGTACTCAAGATGGCTTGAAATCATGGAGATAAACAGTGTTGGTGAACTGAATGAGGTAATCGCAAAAGGTGAACGGGCGGTTACCGACTTAATCATTCTAGCTGAGGCGTTGCATGAAAAAAGAATAGCAATGATATCTGAGGAGATAAAGAAAAAAGGTAAGGTCAGATTGGTCCTTATTGCTGGACCTTCTTCAAGTGGAAAAACAACGTTCTCAAAACGTTTGATGGTCCAGTTGAAAGCCAGTGGGTTCAAGCCTGTGACAATTTCACTGGACGATTACTTCGTTGATAGGGAAAAAACGCCTCGTGATGAGAATGGCAACTACGACTTCGAAGCACTCGAAGCGATAGATGTTGAATTGTTCAACAGGAATCTGATAGACCTTTTTGATGGCAAGGAAGTTGAAATACCGAAATTTAACTTTGTTTTGGGAAAAAGAGAACCAGTGGGTACCAAGATGAAAATAGAGAAAGAACAAATAATTATTGTTGAAGGTATCCATGGTCTCAATCCGAAACTCACAGAGCTTGTGCCAGAAGAACTGAAGTTTAAGATCTACGCAAGTGCACTCGCACAGCTCAATTTAGATAACGTCAACAGATTGCACACAACCGACGTCAGACTTTTAAGAAGAATGGTTCGAGATAGCAAATTCAGAGGGCACGACGCGCTTGCAACGCTCAGGATGTGGGATAGTGTTAGACGAGGTGAGGAAAAGAACATCTTCCCGTACCAAGAAAATGCGGACGTAATGTTTAACAGCGCACTTATTTACGAAGTATCTGTGCTAAAAATCTTTGCTGAACCATTGCTTTCAGTAGTGCCAGACGATGTGCCGGAGTCCACCGAAGCAAATAGACTGCTCAAGATACTCGATTACTTCTTGCCCATTACAAACATAGAAGACATACCAAGGACATCCATTATAAGAGAATTCATAGGTAGGAGTGCGTTTAGATACTAA
- a CDS encoding metal-dependent transcriptional regulator yields the protein MESQLGPTERKYLLAVYLTLNEMGWTRLKKISNFLKVKMPSAKQFLERLADAGLIYYEHRGGISLTAEGKKIAVAENARFNAVKVFFCEILQLSAEEADEAAWNIYFNLSENTVNKFSEFARFLFEEEGKEVIEKFRNFLSQPRKRLAPCPLTKGMFENSGDTNEQTKEAEEK from the coding sequence ATGGAAAGTCAACTCGGCCCAACTGAACGGAAATATCTTTTGGCAGTTTACCTAACATTGAACGAAATGGGATGGACAAGATTAAAAAAGATTTCGAACTTTTTAAAAGTTAAAATGCCTTCGGCCAAACAATTTTTGGAAAGGTTGGCTGACGCAGGTCTTATCTATTACGAACACAGGGGTGGTATCTCTCTAACTGCTGAAGGAAAGAAGATAGCTGTTGCAGAAAATGCAAGATTCAACGCTGTTAAGGTGTTCTTTTGCGAAATTCTACAACTTTCTGCTGAAGAAGCAGACGAAGCGGCATGGAACATATACTTCAACTTAAGTGAAAACACGGTAAACAAATTCTCAGAGTTTGCAAGGTTCCTCTTTGAAGAAGAAGGTAAAGAAGTTATCGAAAAGTTTAGAAATTTCCTATCCCAACCACGTAAAAGATTAGCTCCCTGCCCCTTAACAAAGGGCATGTTTGAAAATTCAGGCGATACGAATGAACAAACCAAGGAGGCAGAGGAAAAGTGA
- a CDS encoding DUF4911 domain-containing protein, with protein MKNNSVNALEPVEYDILVKLKKEDVHILNYLLEAEDNVMNIRSFEGEFLKVIATKDTVVDAIRLLESAKSFVDLEIITLKPNNGNAG; from the coding sequence ATGAAAAATAACTCTGTAAATGCTTTAGAACCTGTTGAATACGACATACTTGTAAAGCTCAAAAAAGAAGATGTTCATATCTTAAATTACTTGCTTGAAGCAGAGGATAATGTTATGAACATAAGAAGTTTCGAAGGTGAATTCTTGAAGGTTATTGCTACAAAGGACACCGTAGTTGATGCCATTAGACTTTTGGAGAGTGCGAAAAGTTTTGTTGACCTTGAAATCATTACGTTAAAACCAAACAATGGAAATGCTGGATGA
- a CDS encoding GNAT family N-acetyltransferase: MNFDAGSEVNGLEFPVNFKGYILRTVCVDDIENVYIMRKKVAAESDTILSAPDEITLEGMSSWVKNWLSISNRLFVVVEHGNEIVGQLWVWFLDSKKKTAHVAEFGMEIVAEHRGNGIGSKLTELAIEWARNNNAVRIEAETLEKNIPMRKILEKFGFELEGTKKCYLRNRDSYENTVIYGKILDVSKCIDENFQE; encoded by the coding sequence ATGAATTTTGATGCGGGGTCGGAAGTCAATGGTTTAGAATTTCCTGTTAATTTCAAAGGGTACATTTTGCGTACAGTCTGTGTAGATGATATTGAAAATGTATATATAATGCGAAAAAAGGTCGCCGCTGAAAGCGATACGATACTATCTGCTCCAGATGAAATCACCTTGGAGGGTATGAGTAGCTGGGTAAAGAACTGGCTCTCCATAAGCAACAGACTCTTTGTGGTTGTTGAACACGGAAATGAAATCGTTGGCCAGCTATGGGTTTGGTTCTTGGATAGCAAAAAGAAGACAGCGCATGTTGCGGAATTCGGAATGGAAATAGTAGCCGAACACCGTGGTAACGGCATTGGCTCGAAATTAACCGAGTTGGCTATTGAATGGGCGAGAAACAACAACGCTGTAAGAATCGAAGCGGAAACCTTAGAAAAAAACATACCGATGAGGAAGATCCTAGAGAAATTCGGTTTTGAATTAGAAGGTACTAAGAAATGCTACCTTAGAAATCGTGATTCCTACGAAAACACGGTCATTTACGGAAAGATTTTAGACGTATCAAAGTGCATTGATGAGAACTTTCAAGAATAA
- a CDS encoding cob(I)yrinic acid a,c-diamide adenosyltransferase: protein MSITTKTGDAGETSLANGERISKAAIRVETYGTVDELNSFLGLAKHFLPDNEREVVEQVQKDLFRLAAELAKGEKFVRLISEEDIELLTKHVHAYEEVVKLDSFVLPGETVPSAYLDVCRTVARRAERLVVKLSEKEGVRPEVIKYLNRLSDLLYIMARFVEGKHITRIRGSEL from the coding sequence ATGTCGATAACCACAAAGACCGGTGATGCAGGTGAAACAAGTCTTGCAAACGGAGAACGTATATCTAAAGCTGCCATAAGGGTTGAAACCTACGGAACAGTCGATGAATTGAATTCGTTTCTTGGATTAGCTAAGCATTTTCTACCTGACAATGAAAGGGAGGTTGTAGAACAAGTTCAAAAAGACCTCTTCAGATTGGCGGCAGAACTTGCAAAAGGTGAAAAATTCGTCAGATTAATTAGCGAAGAGGATATTGAACTGCTTACAAAACACGTTCATGCTTACGAAGAAGTCGTGAAACTGGATTCCTTCGTCTTACCGGGCGAAACAGTGCCAAGTGCATACTTGGATGTATGCAGGACGGTTGCCAGACGTGCCGAAAGACTTGTTGTGAAACTTTCGGAAAAAGAGGGTGTCAGACCAGAGGTTATAAAATACCTGAACCGCCTTTCCGATTTACTTTACATCATGGCCCGTTTTGTAGAAGGAAAACACATTACAAGAATAAGGGGAAGTGAACTATGA
- the hutH gene encoding histidine ammonia-lyase: MTSQSSARIPSVVIDGEHLTIEDVHLVSRKYAPVSISPDAHERVKLSRQILQKFLDIGKPIYGVNTGFGALANVRISKEKLKELQRNIILSHSAGIGNYLSEDIVRAMILIRANALAKGLSGVRPVVIEKLLELLNKKITPAVPEIGSVGASGDLAPLSHIAMVLIGEGKILKDGKDIPFVPSSYDFVPIQLEEKEGLSLINGTQFMAAHLALIVRDLERLMKIATLIAASSVDVLLGTPSAFDERIQLARPHPGQIKIAQMLRDFLKGSELRESHKNCSKVQDAYTLRTIPQVYGAVFDTIEWVKGVVEREINSATDNPLVFEDEIISGGNFHGEPLALCADFLAIALTSMGNMIERRIDRLVNPKVNEGLPPFLAGGEEGLNSGYMIWQYTAAALCNENKVLSHPASADSIPTSAYQEDHVSMGATAVRKLRKVFDNLVSLVSIEAMLVSVALDSRRPLNSSCIIEEFYGKIKIKLSEDKYFGDNFNKVKQVILEEVFS, encoded by the coding sequence ATGACCTCTCAAAGTTCTGCAAGAATCCCCAGCGTGGTAATTGATGGTGAACATCTAACTATTGAAGATGTTCATCTTGTTAGTAGAAAGTACGCTCCTGTTAGCATTTCTCCAGATGCGCACGAAAGAGTCAAATTGAGTAGACAAATTCTCCAGAAATTTCTTGATATAGGAAAGCCAATATACGGTGTGAACACTGGTTTTGGTGCTCTTGCAAACGTTCGAATATCAAAAGAAAAATTAAAAGAACTACAAAGAAATATTATCCTTTCGCACTCTGCAGGCATAGGTAACTACCTTTCGGAAGATATAGTGAGAGCAATGATTTTGATAAGGGCTAATGCATTAGCTAAAGGTCTTAGCGGTGTCAGACCTGTCGTTATTGAAAAACTGTTGGAACTACTCAACAAGAAAATAACACCCGCTGTTCCTGAAATTGGTTCGGTTGGTGCAAGTGGTGACTTGGCTCCTTTATCACATATTGCAATGGTCTTAATCGGGGAAGGGAAAATCCTTAAAGATGGAAAAGATATTCCCTTCGTTCCTTCCAGCTATGATTTTGTGCCAATTCAATTGGAAGAAAAGGAAGGACTGAGTCTAATAAACGGGACGCAATTCATGGCAGCACATTTGGCTTTGATTGTTCGCGACTTGGAAAGACTGATGAAAATAGCTACATTAATTGCGGCTTCAAGTGTAGATGTCCTACTTGGAACTCCTTCTGCATTCGATGAAAGAATCCAGCTGGCAAGACCACATCCCGGACAAATAAAAATAGCACAGATGCTCAGGGATTTTTTAAAAGGAAGTGAGCTCAGAGAAAGTCACAAAAATTGCAGTAAAGTCCAGGATGCATACACGTTAAGAACGATACCACAAGTTTACGGTGCTGTTTTTGATACCATCGAATGGGTTAAAGGAGTTGTTGAACGAGAAATAAATTCAGCTACCGACAACCCGTTGGTTTTTGAAGACGAAATAATCAGTGGAGGTAATTTTCACGGAGAACCGCTTGCGCTTTGTGCAGACTTTTTAGCGATCGCACTGACATCCATGGGGAATATGATAGAAAGAAGGATAGATAGGCTTGTCAATCCAAAGGTTAACGAAGGGCTTCCTCCCTTCCTTGCAGGTGGTGAAGAAGGTCTCAACAGCGGATATATGATTTGGCAGTACACAGCCGCTGCACTTTGCAACGAAAATAAAGTTCTTTCTCATCCCGCAAGTGCCGATTCAATACCAACTTCTGCTTACCAAGAGGACCACGTCAGCATGGGAGCTACCGCTGTTAGAAAATTAAGAAAAGTGTTTGATAATTTGGTATCACTAGTTAGTATTGAAGCGATGCTCGTTTCAGTCGCCTTAGACTCTCGAAGGCCACTGAATAGCTCTTGTATAATCGAGGAATTCTATGGTAAAATAAAGATAAAATTATCTGAGGACAAATATTTCGGAGATAACTTTAATAAAGTAAAGCAAGTGATACTCGAGGAGGTGTTTTCATGA
- a CDS encoding methyl-accepting chemotaxis protein: MSLRTKLILSLVLVGVVASFVSVFVSVLVSTSVVRDAAAQIEALVLSSVKKDIEVSLNETVKPLVDYSTSGAISPYMMNTNDELGITQLGWGVRNAYSALNPKGYLEVFVILPDKRIVSKDGVVNIQLPNDVIENILTKKKEYDIYMPYEYNGQQSILVVAAVKDFGENVIGVLAGIYPLDKLQKMVAGIKIGKSGYVALAYGTLTVAHPKAEYVGKLDLAKEEGTKQLAQEIISKTKGTVVYTFNGKKFAAFERIGSYNLTAIGIIPYSEITDAARKIITSGIFAGIIIALGAALIALFLTDSITKRINHVVEVAQKVANNDLTVEVSEEQLGKDEIAELGRAFKILIDSFKQTVGEIMKLGAQVSSVSFMLDDLAQNSAEAAMASKETVQKTTLEVQDIAAATQEANSGMEEIAAGAQNIARYSERLSQSAELMRENVTTVSGRMAEVESSVSEIRTGMGESLNAIVELTKFSNQIGEIVDTISSIAEQTNLLALNAAIEAARAGEAGRGFAVVADEIRKLAEESRQATKKIAEILGKIGEQARKVEKVTTGVSQKVDGYVATVKEAGESLKMLIGKIEEVSKMTADLAATAEEQSGATEEVSAAMDKITKNIQEVEHDIEEMAAQIANQAEQVSNVKNYSDELAKAVSDLNEYVKRFKI; this comes from the coding sequence ATGAGCTTGAGGACAAAGCTTATCCTATCTTTGGTTCTGGTCGGAGTCGTAGCCTCTTTTGTAAGCGTTTTCGTCTCTGTTCTTGTCTCAACTTCCGTGGTCAGAGACGCAGCAGCCCAGATTGAAGCACTTGTTCTAAGTTCCGTGAAAAAAGACATAGAAGTAAGTTTAAACGAAACCGTTAAGCCTTTGGTCGATTACTCAACAAGTGGTGCTATATCGCCTTATATGATGAATACAAACGATGAATTAGGCATCACACAACTTGGCTGGGGTGTCAGGAACGCGTACAGCGCACTAAATCCGAAGGGGTATTTAGAGGTTTTCGTTATCTTGCCGGACAAAAGAATAGTGTCCAAAGATGGGGTTGTTAATATTCAACTTCCAAACGACGTTATCGAAAATATTCTAACAAAAAAGAAAGAATACGATATTTACATGCCTTATGAATACAACGGTCAACAAAGTATCTTGGTTGTTGCAGCCGTAAAGGATTTTGGAGAAAATGTTATTGGAGTACTAGCTGGTATATATCCATTGGATAAGCTACAAAAGATGGTCGCCGGAATCAAGATAGGAAAATCCGGCTACGTAGCCCTTGCCTATGGAACACTGACCGTTGCGCATCCAAAGGCTGAATATGTCGGAAAACTTGATTTGGCGAAAGAAGAAGGTACAAAACAACTTGCTCAGGAAATCATCTCAAAGACAAAAGGGACTGTTGTGTACACGTTCAACGGTAAGAAATTTGCAGCGTTCGAAAGGATAGGAAGTTATAACCTAACTGCTATCGGCATAATCCCATATTCTGAAATCACGGATGCTGCACGAAAGATCATAACATCCGGTATCTTTGCTGGAATAATCATCGCACTTGGTGCAGCTTTAATTGCTCTGTTCTTAACCGATAGCATAACCAAGCGAATCAATCATGTCGTTGAAGTTGCTCAAAAGGTTGCAAATAACGATTTGACGGTTGAAGTTTCCGAAGAACAACTTGGAAAAGACGAAATCGCTGAACTTGGCCGCGCATTCAAGATACTCATAGACAGTTTCAAACAAACAGTCGGTGAGATTATGAAGCTCGGCGCACAAGTCTCATCCGTTTCGTTCATGCTCGATGACCTTGCACAAAATTCGGCAGAAGCAGCGATGGCATCTAAAGAGACCGTGCAAAAGACAACTTTGGAAGTTCAAGACATCGCTGCAGCTACTCAGGAAGCGAATAGTGGTATGGAAGAGATAGCGGCCGGTGCCCAGAACATAGCCAGGTACTCAGAAAGGTTGTCTCAGAGCGCCGAATTAATGAGAGAGAATGTCACAACGGTCTCAGGAAGAATGGCAGAAGTCGAGTCCTCAGTGAGTGAAATCAGAACAGGTATGGGAGAATCTTTGAACGCTATAGTTGAACTGACAAAGTTCTCAAACCAGATAGGAGAAATAGTCGACACGATATCGAGCATAGCAGAACAAACAAACTTACTTGCGCTCAACGCTGCAATTGAAGCTGCACGTGCTGGAGAAGCTGGAAGAGGCTTTGCGGTTGTTGCCGATGAAATAAGAAAACTGGCCGAAGAAAGCAGGCAGGCAACAAAGAAGATAGCAGAGATACTTGGCAAAATTGGAGAGCAGGCAAGAAAAGTTGAAAAGGTAACAACAGGAGTAAGTCAAAAAGTTGATGGTTATGTCGCAACGGTTAAAGAAGCTGGGGAAAGCCTAAAAATGCTTATAGGAAAGATTGAAGAAGTTTCAAAGATGACAGCGGATTTGGCTGCTACCGCTGAAGAACAAAGCGGTGCTACAGAAGAAGTCAGCGCTGCAATGGATAAGATAACAAAGAACATACAAGAAGTTGAACATGACATTGAAGAAATGGCTGCGCAAATTGCAAATCAAGCTGAACAAGTTAGCAACGTTAAGAACTACTCAGACGAACTTGCAAAAGCTGTGAGCGATTTGAACGAGTATGTAAAAAGGTTCAAAATATAA
- the rpsT gene encoding 30S ribosomal protein S20, which yields MPNTKSAEKRVRVSEKRRVLNKAYKTSMKNKIKAVLKAIAEGKPVEEVQELFKVAQSAIDKAARRGAIHKNQASRRKSRLAAKVKAYVAAKEQGV from the coding sequence ATGCCTAACACAAAGTCTGCTGAAAAGCGTGTGAGAGTTTCCGAGAAAAGAAGAGTTCTTAACAAAGCTTACAAAACAAGCATGAAGAACAAGATCAAAGCGGTTCTTAAAGCTATTGCTGAAGGTAAACCTGTCGAAGAGGTTCAAGAACTTTTTAAGGTTGCTCAAAGTGCTATCGATAAGGCTGCAAGAAGAGGTGCAATTCACAAGAATCAAGCAAGCAGGAGGAAATCAAGATTGGCAGCAAAGGTTAAGGCCTACGTTGCTGCTAAAGAACAAGGGGTGTAA
- the metK gene encoding methionine adenosyltransferase has protein sequence MRRLFTSESVTEGHPDKMADQISDAILDAIIAEDPKARVAVETLLTTGVAVVAGEVTTRAYVDVQDIVRKTVLDIGYTRAKYGFDGETCAVLSSIHSQSPDIALGVDEAAEYKEGQKAEDEFEKIGAGDQGMMFGYATNETEEFMPLPIMLAHKLAMKLAEVRKNGTVPFLRPDGKTQVTIEYDENDRPIRVDTILISTQHEPDVTIPEIKEALVKYVIDPVIPEALRDNKMRILVNPTGRFVLGGPAADTGLTGRKIIVDTYGGAIPHGGGAFSGKDPTKVDRSAHYFARYVAKNVVAAGLADRFMIQIAYAIGVARPVSIMINTFGTSKVDEEKLLKVITELFDFRPGAIIKKLDLLRPIYKKTAAYGHFGRNDPDFTWEKTDMAKELKAAFNL, from the coding sequence ATGAGAAGGCTGTTCACAAGCGAAAGTGTTACCGAAGGACACCCAGACAAGATGGCAGATCAGATTAGTGATGCCATCTTAGACGCGATTATCGCAGAGGATCCAAAGGCACGCGTCGCTGTCGAAACGTTGCTCACGACAGGTGTTGCCGTTGTTGCCGGTGAAGTAACGACAAGGGCATACGTCGACGTTCAGGATATTGTGAGAAAGACCGTTCTCGATATCGGTTACACAAGGGCAAAGTACGGTTTTGATGGAGAAACTTGTGCAGTTCTTTCTTCGATACACAGTCAGTCACCTGATATAGCACTCGGTGTTGACGAAGCAGCAGAATACAAAGAAGGCCAAAAAGCTGAAGACGAATTTGAAAAAATCGGTGCCGGCGACCAGGGAATGATGTTCGGGTACGCTACAAACGAAACAGAAGAGTTTATGCCTCTTCCGATAATGCTTGCTCATAAGTTAGCCATGAAACTTGCCGAAGTCAGAAAGAACGGTACCGTACCGTTTTTGAGACCAGATGGTAAGACTCAGGTTACTATTGAATACGATGAAAATGATAGACCGATTAGAGTAGATACGATCTTGATATCAACTCAGCACGAACCGGATGTGACAATTCCAGAGATTAAAGAAGCGCTTGTAAAGTACGTAATCGATCCTGTGATTCCGGAAGCGCTCAGGGACAACAAAATGCGAATTCTTGTCAACCCAACAGGGCGTTTTGTTCTCGGAGGTCCAGCGGCTGATACGGGTTTGACGGGAAGAAAGATAATTGTTGATACTTACGGTGGAGCTATACCACACGGTGGCGGTGCGTTCAGTGGTAAAGACCCGACGAAAGTTGACAGGTCTGCACACTACTTTGCAAGGTATGTTGCTAAAAACGTTGTCGCAGCAGGTTTGGCAGACAGATTCATGATTCAAATTGCATATGCGATAGGAGTTGCAAGACCGGTGTCCATAATGATCAATACATTTGGTACATCAAAAGTAGACGAGGAAAAGCTCCTGAAAGTTATAACAGAGCTCTTCGATTTCAGGCCAGGTGCCATTATTAAAAAGCTCGATTTGCTTAGACCTATCTACAAAAAGACAGCTGCATATGGTCATTTCGGAAGGAACGACCCAGATTTCACATGGGAAAAGACCGATATGGCAAAAGAGTTAAAGGCAGCGTTCAATCTTTGA